Proteins from one Romboutsia sp. CE17 genomic window:
- a CDS encoding electron transfer flavoprotein subunit alpha/FixB family protein — protein sequence MSFENCKDVWVFIECFRGEPKDVGLELLGQGRKLADGLKQDLCAVIIGKDVNDAILESNEYGADKIYVVQGDEYEDYSADAYGKAFLELCKKYKPNTILVGATINGRDLGSKIAVSLRTGLTADCTSLKVDEDGVNVIWERPAFGGNLYAQIICSDTRPQMGTVRPGAFKKIDKVVGNKATIIREDIKVDKSEIRIKIIDFITSIKEQGIKLEEAEYIVAGGRGMKDAKNFKMLQDLADLLGGTVGASRAAVDAEWVPQSKQIGQTGKTVSPKVYIACGISGAVQHLAGISDSDVIIAINKDESAPIFEVADYCIIGDLFEVIPTLIKEISNLKCECTV from the coding sequence ATGAGTTTTGAAAACTGTAAAGATGTATGGGTTTTTATTGAATGTTTTAGAGGTGAGCCAAAGGACGTTGGGCTTGAGTTACTTGGGCAAGGAAGAAAATTAGCAGATGGCTTAAAACAAGACTTGTGTGCAGTTATTATTGGGAAAGATGTAAATGATGCAATATTAGAATCGAATGAGTATGGAGCTGATAAAATATACGTTGTTCAAGGTGATGAATATGAAGATTATTCAGCAGATGCTTATGGAAAAGCATTTTTAGAACTTTGTAAAAAATATAAACCAAATACTATATTAGTTGGAGCAACAATAAATGGAAGAGATTTAGGTTCAAAAATTGCAGTAAGTTTAAGAACTGGTCTTACAGCAGATTGTACTTCATTAAAGGTAGATGAAGATGGAGTGAATGTTATTTGGGAAAGACCTGCATTTGGAGGAAATTTATATGCTCAAATTATATGCTCAGACACAAGACCTCAAATGGGTACTGTTAGACCAGGTGCTTTTAAAAAGATTGATAAAGTAGTAGGTAATAAAGCTACGATTATAAGAGAAGATATAAAAGTAGATAAAAGTGAAATACGCATAAAAATAATAGATTTTATAACATCTATTAAAGAGCAAGGTATTAAGCTTGAAGAAGCTGAATATATAGTAGCTGGTGGAAGAGGTATGAAGGATGCTAAAAATTTTAAGATGTTACAAGATTTAGCAGACTTATTAGGAGGAACTGTAGGTGCATCAAGAGCAGCTGTAGATGCAGAATGGGTTCCTCAAAGTAAGCAAATTGGTCAAACTGGAAAAACTGTATCTCCTAAAGTATATATAGCTTGTGGAATTTCTGGTGCAGTACAGCATTTAGCAGGAATAAGCGATTCGGATGTTATTATAGCAATCAACAAAGATGAATCAGCTCCAATATTTGAAGTAGCAGATTATTGCATAATAGGAGATTTATTTGAAGTAATACCTACACTTATAAAAGAAATAAGCAATTTAAAATGTGAATGTACTGTATAG
- a CDS encoding electron transfer flavoprotein subunit beta/FixA family protein, with protein MNIVVCIKQVPDTTEIKIDPVKNTLIRQGVPSIMNPFDKNALECALQLKDEYGANVTVISMGPNQAKKVLREALSMGADEAYLVTDRAFGGSDTYATSYILSKAIEKLGPFDIILGGKQAIDGDTGQTAPSIAEHLGVTRITNILDIKVDGNKCIVNRQVEEGVQIIESKFPILCTATKETNKPRYATIKNKIKSLKAEIEEIHLDDIDNIDKSKIGLKGSPTRVKSTFTPKRKSNGEFIEVVDPKITAKNLINSLVEAKLL; from the coding sequence ATGAATATAGTTGTTTGTATTAAACAAGTACCTGATACAACAGAGATAAAAATAGACCCTGTTAAAAATACATTAATACGCCAAGGTGTTCCAAGTATTATGAATCCTTTTGATAAAAATGCACTTGAATGCGCGCTTCAACTTAAAGATGAATATGGTGCAAATGTTACTGTAATATCAATGGGACCTAATCAAGCTAAAAAAGTACTAAGAGAAGCATTGTCAATGGGAGCGGATGAAGCTTATTTAGTAACGGATAGAGCATTCGGTGGTTCAGATACTTATGCTACTAGCTATATACTATCTAAGGCCATAGAAAAACTTGGTCCATTTGATATAATTCTTGGAGGAAAACAAGCTATAGATGGAGATACTGGTCAAACTGCACCAAGTATTGCAGAACACCTTGGAGTTACAAGAATCACTAATATTTTAGATATAAAAGTAGATGGTAATAAATGTATTGTAAATCGCCAAGTTGAAGAAGGTGTTCAGATTATAGAGTCTAAATTTCCTATACTTTGCACTGCAACAAAAGAAACTAATAAGCCTAGATATGCAACTATAAAAAATAAAATTAAATCTCTAAAAGCAGAAATAGAAGAAATTCACTTAGATGATATTGACAATATAGATAAAAGTAAGATTGGACTAAAAGGATCTCCAACAAGAGTTAAATCTACATTTACACCAAAGCGTAAATCAAATGGCGAATTTATAGAAGTAGTAGATCCTAAAATTACTGCTAAAAATCTGATTAATAGTTTAGTTGAAGCTAAACTACTTTAA
- a CDS encoding acyl-CoA dehydrogenase family protein: MSLIYSEEQKELISLVRDMAENEIKPYVQELDEKGECPRELFKYAFDMGLHMLEIPEEYGGTGLSYETTAMIFEELAKVDAGYAISLVTTFVALRTVILSGTHEQGKYFADIIEKGNFAAFALTEPNAGSDAGSLRGTAVLDKDEYILNGAKTFITNGALASIFIGFFKTNPKEGHNGISAFIIDADTPGITIGKHENKMGLRLSNTTDVTFENVRVPVGNRIGKEGDGFKLALNTLNLSRAFVATLGVGIMQRALDESVKYAKERKQFNKPIIKFQMVQQMLADMAIKVEASRALVNNTMRMMDNGSLVQKEGSITKTFVSDCAQEVTSNAVQIFGGYGYSKEYPVEKLMRDCKVFQIFEGANQIQRLTIAKELEKEYK, translated from the coding sequence ATGAGTTTAATATATTCAGAAGAGCAAAAAGAGTTAATTTCATTAGTAAGGGATATGGCTGAAAATGAAATAAAACCATATGTTCAGGAGTTAGATGAAAAAGGAGAGTGTCCTAGAGAACTATTTAAATATGCTTTTGATATGGGACTTCATATGCTTGAAATACCAGAGGAATATGGTGGAACAGGACTTAGTTATGAAACTACAGCAATGATATTTGAAGAGTTAGCTAAAGTTGATGCAGGTTATGCAATAAGTTTAGTAACTACATTTGTTGCACTAAGAACGGTTATACTTTCAGGAACACATGAACAAGGAAAATATTTTGCTGATATTATAGAAAAGGGGAATTTTGCTGCATTTGCACTAACTGAACCTAATGCAGGATCAGATGCAGGTTCATTAAGAGGAACAGCTGTATTAGACAAAGATGAATACATACTTAATGGAGCAAAGACATTTATCACTAATGGTGCATTAGCATCTATATTCATTGGTTTCTTTAAGACAAATCCGAAAGAAGGTCATAACGGAATTTCTGCTTTTATAATTGATGCAGACACACCAGGTATAACTATAGGTAAACATGAAAATAAAATGGGTCTAAGACTATCAAATACAACAGATGTTACCTTTGAAAATGTCAGAGTTCCAGTTGGAAATAGAATAGGTAAAGAAGGAGATGGATTTAAACTTGCTTTAAATACATTAAACTTATCTAGAGCTTTTGTTGCTACATTAGGTGTAGGTATTATGCAAAGAGCTTTAGATGAATCTGTAAAATATGCAAAAGAAAGAAAACAATTTAATAAACCTATAATAAAATTCCAAATGGTTCAGCAGATGTTAGCTGATATGGCTATTAAAGTTGAAGCTTCTAGAGCATTAGTTAATAACACTATGAGAATGATGGATAATGGAAGCCTAGTTCAAAAGGAAGGTTCAATTACAAAAACTTTTGTATCTGATTGCGCTCAAGAAGTAACTTCTAATGCTGTACAAATATTTGGTGGATATGGATATAGTAAAGAATATCCAGTAGAAAAATTAATGAGAGACTGCAAAGTATTCCAAATATTTGAAGGTGCAAACCAAATTCAAAGATTAACAATAGCTAAAGAGTTAGAAAAAGAATATAAGTAA
- a CDS encoding CaiB/BaiF CoA transferase family protein, translating into MEPLKGIKVVDMTTYLAAPTAARVLGEWGADIIKIEAPKGDPARLQGSVFNMPYYDDENLAFDVANMNKKFISLNLKTEKGIEIAYKLLSEADVLVTNTRTKSLVKLGLDYDTLKAKFPRLIFAQVLGYGENGPEKDTAGFDATSYMARGGVLGTTVDKGGSPMNPSNGYGDFQVSMCLTSGICAALFNREKTGIGDKVTVSLHHTAIFMQSVAMISAQYGNQYPKSRKEVPNPFNNCYRTKDEKWVVMCCPEYDRDFDKIMTLLGREDLIGNTKYNKCKDVNNNNLNKEVVDILDEAIAKFNRDELLKMYKENDLACEAAYEPLDIYKDEQVWANNILRKIEYPSGDRVLPTNPVSFASMPNPVIECCKSQGEHSEEIMKDLGYSESEIEESIESGAVIGRTLLKV; encoded by the coding sequence ATGGAACCATTAAAAGGAATAAAAGTAGTTGATATGACTACTTATTTAGCTGCACCAACTGCTGCAAGGGTTCTTGGTGAATGGGGTGCAGATATAATTAAAATTGAGGCTCCTAAAGGAGACCCTGCAAGACTTCAAGGATCTGTTTTTAATATGCCTTATTATGATGATGAAAACTTAGCTTTTGATGTAGCAAATATGAACAAAAAATTTATTTCACTTAACCTTAAGACTGAAAAGGGAATAGAGATTGCATATAAGTTACTAAGTGAAGCGGATGTATTGGTGACTAATACAAGAACTAAATCATTAGTAAAGCTAGGTTTAGATTATGATACACTAAAAGCAAAATTTCCAAGGTTAATATTTGCTCAAGTTTTAGGATATGGAGAAAATGGTCCTGAAAAAGATACTGCAGGTTTTGATGCTACATCATATATGGCAAGGGGAGGAGTACTAGGTACTACCGTAGACAAAGGCGGTTCTCCTATGAATCCAAGCAATGGATATGGAGACTTTCAAGTATCAATGTGTTTAACTTCAGGGATTTGTGCGGCTTTATTTAATAGAGAAAAAACAGGAATAGGAGATAAGGTAACAGTAAGCCTTCATCATACTGCTATATTTATGCAAAGTGTTGCAATGATCTCAGCACAGTATGGAAATCAATATCCAAAGAGTAGAAAAGAAGTTCCTAATCCATTTAATAACTGCTATAGAACTAAAGATGAAAAATGGGTGGTAATGTGTTGTCCAGAATATGATAGAGACTTTGATAAAATCATGACATTGCTTGGTAGAGAAGATTTAATAGGAAATACTAAATATAACAAGTGTAAAGATGTAAATAATAATAATTTAAATAAGGAAGTTGTTGATATTTTAGATGAAGCAATAGCTAAGTTTAATAGAGATGAACTACTAAAAATGTATAAAGAAAATGATTTAGCATGTGAAGCTGCATATGAGCCTTTAGATATATATAAAGACGAACAAGTTTGGGCTAATAATATACTTAGAAAAATAGAATATCCATCAGGAGATAGAGTTTTACCGACAAATCCAGTATCATTTGCATCTATGCCAAATCCAGTTATAGAGTGCTGTAAATCTCAAGGAGAACATAGCGAAGAAATAATGAAAGATCTTGGATATAGTGAAAGTGAAATTGAAGAAAGTATAGAGAGTGGAGCAGTAATTGGTCGTACTTTATTAAAAGTATAA
- a CDS encoding acyl-CoA dehydrogenase family protein, whose protein sequence is MEKVLGKLNEEEFQAYLKQIRELAEGPFEEIQKEVEVTNKFPQEFFDLAIENDLYRCSLPVKYGGFGLTPKQIFKVQEEFSRGPGGMRMHLHYAMDLNWRILDDFGSEELKAEYMDKFQDKTFFTCFALTEAEAGSGADIKTRAVKDGDNYIIDGEKTLISHTDCCEAAYVIAVTDPDAPKEKRLSAFLVPVNTPGYEIVPMPHMMGCRGAGHAGLRFTNMKLDKKYLLGKEGDGLHIAMHSLGVSRAHIAVSNLGMSQRMLEMTIKRAKDRVTFGKPLVKRQAIQQAIADMGTEIYALRQIVYDIANDYEAGKNIDMKASMAKLHSINTVKLVSDYCLEIFGGIGYFEDNPYGPVERLYRDCRAMWLEEGPRTVQRLTASRELIKNGGVY, encoded by the coding sequence ATGGAAAAAGTATTAGGAAAATTAAATGAAGAAGAGTTTCAAGCTTACTTAAAACAAATAAGAGAATTAGCAGAGGGGCCTTTTGAAGAAATTCAAAAAGAAGTAGAAGTTACAAATAAGTTTCCACAAGAATTTTTTGATTTGGCAATAGAGAATGATTTATATAGATGTTCTTTACCAGTAAAATATGGTGGATTCGGATTAACTCCAAAACAAATATTCAAAGTACAAGAAGAATTTAGTAGAGGTCCAGGGGGAATGCGTATGCACTTACATTATGCAATGGACTTAAACTGGAGAATACTTGATGATTTTGGTAGTGAAGAATTAAAGGCTGAATACATGGATAAATTCCAAGATAAAACTTTCTTTACATGCTTTGCATTAACAGAAGCTGAAGCAGGATCAGGGGCTGATATAAAAACAAGGGCTGTTAAAGATGGAGATAACTACATAATTGATGGAGAAAAAACATTAATTTCACATACAGATTGTTGCGAAGCTGCTTATGTTATAGCAGTTACAGATCCAGATGCACCAAAAGAAAAAAGACTATCAGCATTTTTAGTTCCAGTAAATACACCTGGATATGAAATAGTTCCAATGCCTCATATGATGGGATGCCGTGGTGCAGGTCATGCAGGATTAAGATTTACTAATATGAAATTAGATAAAAAATATTTATTAGGAAAAGAAGGAGACGGTCTTCATATAGCTATGCATTCTCTTGGTGTTTCAAGAGCGCACATAGCAGTAAGTAACTTAGGTATGAGCCAAAGAATGTTAGAGATGACTATAAAAAGAGCAAAAGACAGAGTAACATTTGGTAAGCCATTAGTAAAAAGACAAGCAATACAACAAGCAATTGCTGATATGGGAACAGAAATATATGCTCTAAGACAAATAGTATATGATATTGCTAATGATTATGAAGCAGGAAAAAATATAGATATGAAAGCATCTATGGCTAAGCTTCATAGTATAAATACTGTTAAATTAGTTTCTGACTACTGTTTAGAAATATTTGGAGGTATTGGATATTTTGAAGATAACCCATATGGACCAGTAGAAAGATTATATAGAGACTGTCGTGCAATGTGGTTAGAAGAAGGTCCAAGAACAGTTCAAAGATTGACTGCATCTAGAGAATTAATTAAAAATGGTGGAGTTTACTAA
- a CDS encoding YkgJ family cysteine cluster protein produces MECRSNCGACCIAPSISSFIPGMENGKPAGIRCINLDENNMCKIFNHPKRPKVCKDLQPCKEMCKNTKEEALRYLTELEEATNPNT; encoded by the coding sequence ATGGAATGTAGATCGAATTGCGGGGCGTGTTGTATAGCTCCTTCTATATCATCCTTTATACCTGGAATGGAAAATGGAAAGCCTGCAGGTATTAGATGTATAAATTTAGATGAAAATAATATGTGTAAAATATTTAACCATCCTAAAAGGCCTAAAGTATGTAAAGATTTGCAACCATGCAAGGAAATGTGTAAAAATACTAAAGAAGAAGCTTTAAGATATCTAACTGAACTTGAAGAAGCAACAAATCCAAATACATAA
- a CDS encoding amidohydrolase: protein MTSNEKLYFNGDIITLEDELYTEAVLVKDNKIYKVGKKEDLQKCACENVELIDLQGKTLIPSFIDSHSHFSGYASSFSQVDITEAASFADVSDAIKRFIEKNNVPPGKWIQANGYDQNIFEEKAHPSKAILDEASPNNPIVAKHKSGHMGVLNSLGIKELGITMDTPNPEGGVIEKKDGEVTGYLEENAFVKYVQEIPMVSNEEFMGNLIKAQNAYASYGITTVQEGFVVDLLADIFQYLIHSKLLKIDLIGFLDIGNADKLKEKFANCLQKYDNHLKIGGYKTFLDGSPQGRTAWMRTPYIDDPNYFGYGTQKDEEVEQKLERALKDKMQILVHCNGDAASQQYINQYKIAKEKTGITEDIRPVIVHAQFLAEDQLDDVKALNMIPSFFVGHVYHWGDIHIKNFGIERASKISSAKSAQDKGIVYTFHQDAPVIEPDMLETIWCAVNRITKKGVLLGDDEKVTPLDALKAVTKNAAYQYFEEDIKGTIKEGKLADLAILDKNPLKVDPMDIKDIKVLETIKEGETIYKK from the coding sequence ATGACATCAAATGAAAAGCTATACTTTAATGGCGATATAATAACTTTAGAAGATGAATTATATACGGAAGCAGTCTTAGTTAAAGACAATAAGATTTATAAGGTTGGGAAAAAAGAAGACTTACAAAAATGTGCATGTGAAAATGTAGAATTAATAGACTTACAAGGTAAAACGTTAATACCATCATTTATAGATTCACATAGCCATTTTTCAGGATATGCAAGTTCTTTCTCACAGGTTGATATTACAGAAGCTGCAAGTTTTGCTGATGTATCAGATGCTATAAAAAGATTTATAGAAAAAAATAATGTACCACCAGGCAAATGGATACAAGCAAATGGATATGACCAAAATATCTTTGAAGAAAAAGCGCATCCAAGTAAAGCTATATTAGATGAGGCTTCTCCAAATAACCCAATTGTAGCCAAGCATAAATCAGGGCATATGGGTGTATTAAATAGTCTTGGAATAAAAGAATTAGGTATAACTATGGATACACCCAATCCAGAAGGTGGAGTAATAGAAAAAAAAGATGGAGAAGTTACAGGATATCTTGAAGAAAATGCATTTGTAAAGTATGTACAAGAAATTCCTATGGTTTCAAATGAAGAATTTATGGGAAACCTAATAAAAGCCCAAAATGCATATGCAAGCTATGGTATAACAACTGTTCAAGAAGGATTTGTTGTAGATTTATTAGCAGATATTTTCCAATATCTAATACATTCAAAACTTCTAAAAATAGATTTAATAGGATTTTTAGATATAGGTAATGCAGATAAGTTAAAAGAAAAATTTGCAAACTGTCTTCAAAAATATGATAACCATCTGAAAATAGGTGGATATAAAACTTTCTTAGATGGATCTCCACAAGGCCGTACTGCTTGGATGAGAACACCATATATAGATGATCCAAATTACTTTGGATATGGAACACAAAAAGATGAAGAAGTTGAACAGAAATTAGAAAGAGCATTAAAGGATAAAATGCAAATTTTAGTTCATTGCAATGGTGATGCTGCATCTCAACAATATATAAATCAATATAAGATTGCAAAAGAGAAAACAGGAATAACTGAAGACATAAGACCAGTTATAGTACATGCTCAATTTTTAGCAGAAGATCAGCTAGATGATGTTAAAGCTCTTAATATGATACCATCATTCTTTGTTGGTCACGTATATCACTGGGGTGATATACATATTAAAAACTTTGGAATAGAAAGAGCTAGCAAAATAAGTTCAGCAAAATCAGCACAAGATAAAGGTATAGTTTATACTTTCCATCAAGATGCTCCAGTTATAGAGCCAGATATGTTAGAAACTATATGGTGTGCAGTTAATAGAATAACTAAAAAAGGAGTTTTATTAGGTGATGATGAAAAAGTAACGCCTTTAGATGCATTAAAAGCTGTTACTAAAAATGCAGCATATCAATATTTTGAAGAAGATATAAAAGGAACAATAAAAGAAGGTAAATTAGCTGATTTAGCTATATTAGATAAAAATCCATTAAAGGTTGATCCTATGGATATAAAAGATATCAAAGTTCTTGAAACAATAAAAGAAGGGGAAACTATATATAAAAAATAA
- a CDS encoding 50S ribosomal protein L25 encodes MRSLVFSITDRNEKGYKVRKGGEIPCILYGQSLEVPIKAKITKRELINLLKSDGSSVILLNLNGINTPCVLKELQRDALGDIVHIDFQCVNKYEPIKLRTPINFIGQESLESKRLVVEVFVSDIQLQGLASDIPPIIEIDVSKLNYGDQITSRDIAIPVGVKIDFNEETIIAKVGAAK; translated from the coding sequence ATGAGAAGTTTGGTATTTAGTATTACTGATAGAAATGAAAAAGGATATAAAGTAAGAAAAGGTGGAGAAATTCCATGCATACTTTATGGACAAAGTCTAGAGGTTCCAATAAAAGCTAAAATAACTAAAAGAGAATTGATAAACTTATTGAAAAGTGATGGAAGCTCTGTAATATTATTAAATTTAAATGGAATAAATACGCCATGCGTTCTTAAAGAATTACAACGAGATGCTTTAGGCGATATAGTACATATAGATTTTCAATGTGTAAATAAGTATGAACCTATAAAGTTAAGAACACCTATTAATTTTATAGGACAAGAATCACTAGAATCTAAAAGATTAGTAGTAGAAGTATTTGTATCAGACATACAATTACAAGGTTTAGCAAGTGATATACCGCCAATTATAGAGATTGATGTATCTAAATTAAATTATGGTGACCAAATAACATCTAGGGATATAGCTATTCCAGTTGGTGTAAAAATAGATTTTAATGAAGAAACAATAATAGCAAAAGTAGGAGCAGCTAAATAA
- a CDS encoding metal-dependent hydrolase translates to MIKLKYNGHANISLTKDNVTILIDPFFSNNPVNKTNPNKVDCDYILVSHAHFDHIGDAIDISKRTGATIISTAEIANMVEEKGCKSHSMNIGGKYNFDFGYIKVTQAIHSAGIEGGLACGFIIDFYGTIIYFAGDTALFGDMELIGRMNDIDYALLPIGDNFTMGIEEALEATKMLKPKFVIPIHYDTWPLIATSSRDFKELVEKNCDAKVKIVNFNESIDI, encoded by the coding sequence ATGATAAAATTAAAATATAATGGACACGCAAATATTTCATTAACAAAAGATAATGTAACTATACTAATAGATCCATTTTTTTCAAACAATCCAGTAAATAAAACTAATCCAAATAAAGTTGATTGTGATTATATATTAGTATCACATGCTCACTTTGATCATATAGGAGATGCTATAGATATATCAAAAAGAACAGGGGCTACTATAATTTCAACGGCAGAAATAGCTAATATGGTAGAAGAAAAAGGCTGTAAATCTCATAGTATGAATATAGGAGGAAAATACAACTTTGATTTTGGATATATAAAAGTTACGCAAGCCATTCATAGTGCAGGTATAGAAGGTGGACTAGCATGTGGATTTATAATTGATTTTTATGGAACAATTATATATTTTGCAGGTGATACAGCTTTATTTGGGGATATGGAATTAATAGGAAGAATGAATGATATTGACTATGCATTGTTGCCAATAGGTGATAATTTTACAATGGGAATAGAAGAGGCATTAGAGGCTACCAAAATGTTAAAACCTAAATTTGTTATACCAATACATTATGATACTTGGCCATTAATAGCTACTTCTAGTAGAGATTTCAAAGAATTAGTTGAAAAGAACTGTGATGCTAAAGTAAAAATTGTTAACTTTAATGAGAGTATAGATATATAG
- a CDS encoding CPBP family intramembrane glutamic endopeptidase, whose amino-acid sequence MNKKKIAIMTAIGYILSMIIGVFISNIIISIIGGTIVDSMDISEANIISKLIIQIPPTIFLLYVIRRFYEWKDIGFRKINIRNIIWFTPYVVILVFMVTKFILEIYKNAHSFTTMTWITMISTFIGVFLAGFSEEVIFRGVFLSSFRNRNSIIGAMIISSLGFSIVHFFTIVMGISIIDVFYRIIYSSLLGFAFVGLVIKINNMWPIIIFHIIWNYIIMVSNTLNIEISRITSICNLINVTVAILLWIIIIKDQIQRNSLVYNIDNLISDNIKKD is encoded by the coding sequence ATGAACAAAAAAAAGATAGCTATTATGACTGCAATTGGATATATATTATCTATGATAATAGGGGTATTTATATCAAATATTATTATATCCATAATTGGAGGAACTATAGTTGATAGCATGGACATTAGTGAAGCTAACATAATAAGTAAATTAATAATTCAAATACCTCCAACAATTTTTTTATTATATGTAATAAGAAGATTTTATGAATGGAAAGACATTGGGTTTAGAAAGATAAATATAAGAAATATTATATGGTTTACTCCTTATGTAGTCATATTAGTATTTATGGTAACTAAATTCATATTAGAAATTTATAAGAATGCACACTCATTTACTACTATGACTTGGATAACTATGATTTCTACCTTCATAGGGGTATTTTTAGCTGGTTTTTCTGAAGAAGTTATTTTTAGAGGGGTATTCTTAAGTTCTTTTAGAAATAGAAATTCTATTATAGGGGCAATGATTATTAGTAGTTTAGGATTTTCTATTGTACATTTTTTTACAATTGTTATGGGGATATCAATAATAGATGTTTTTTATAGAATAATATATTCTAGCTTACTTGGTTTTGCTTTTGTAGGTCTGGTAATAAAGATAAATAACATGTGGCCAATAATAATTTTTCATATTATTTGGAATTATATAATAATGGTATCTAATACTCTAAATATAGAAATCTCTAGAATAACATCTATTTGTAATTTAATAAACGTAACAGTAGCAATTTTATTATGGATAATAATTATAAAAGATCAAATTCAGAGAAATAGTCTTGTATATAATATTGATAATCTTATTTCTGATAATATAAAAAAGGACTAA